In one Pseudodesulfovibrio tunisiensis genomic region, the following are encoded:
- a CDS encoding 4Fe-4S dicluster domain-containing protein yields MSLDQLRQCIKDALPDLDCVIGWEQGHSPATATPLFMYEKQDVDRLVFGPLSVHNLATYLPGLKGKKVGIVVKGCDSRAVVQLLRENLISREDVTIFGMGCNGVISHKRLNRTVDNLDRASSLRMDGDDVVVTIDETEQRVAFAEVCPDKCLTCTHPNAMISDHFIGEKSDRAPICETPPALERFQAMSIEDRHAFWEEQMSSCVRCYACRNACPMCVCRDQCVAQSRDPHWMSQETSPRENLMFQLAHTLHLAGRCVECGECERACPMELPILLLRQTAAAGIRNLFGHEAGVDPEAQIPLLTFAVQEANIKE; encoded by the coding sequence ATGAGCCTCGACCAACTCAGGCAATGCATCAAGGACGCCCTCCCCGATCTGGACTGCGTGATCGGATGGGAACAGGGCCATTCTCCGGCCACGGCCACCCCGCTGTTCATGTACGAGAAGCAGGATGTGGACCGCCTCGTGTTCGGCCCGCTCAGCGTGCACAACCTCGCCACCTATCTCCCCGGCCTCAAGGGGAAGAAGGTCGGCATCGTGGTCAAGGGCTGCGACAGCCGGGCCGTGGTCCAGCTTCTGCGCGAAAACCTGATCAGCCGCGAGGACGTGACCATCTTCGGCATGGGCTGCAACGGCGTGATCAGTCACAAGCGGCTGAATCGGACCGTTGACAACCTTGACCGGGCCTCGTCCCTGCGCATGGACGGCGATGACGTTGTCGTCACCATCGACGAAACCGAACAGCGCGTTGCCTTTGCCGAAGTCTGTCCGGACAAGTGTCTGACCTGCACGCACCCCAATGCGATGATTTCCGATCATTTCATCGGCGAAAAAAGCGACCGCGCTCCGATCTGCGAAACGCCGCCCGCGCTGGAACGATTTCAGGCCATGTCCATCGAGGATCGGCATGCATTCTGGGAAGAACAGATGAGTAGCTGCGTGCGCTGCTACGCCTGCCGCAACGCCTGCCCCATGTGCGTGTGCCGGGACCAGTGTGTTGCCCAGTCCCGCGATCCCCACTGGATGAGTCAGGAAACCAGCCCGCGCGAAAACCTCATGTTCCAGCTCGCCCACACCCTGCATCTGGCCGGGCGATGCGTGGAATGCGGGGAATGCGAACGCGCCTGCCCCATGGAACTGCCCATCCTGCTGCTGCGCCAGACCGCTGCCGCCGGAATCCGGAACCTGTTCGGCCACGAGGCCGGCGTGGACCCCGAAGCGCAGATACCGCTCCTGACCTTTGCGGTGCAGGAAGCGAACATCAAGGAGTAA
- a CDS encoding [FeFe] hydrogenase, group A, whose translation MRQIEGVMYQTNAPKGVDPDGIFFVQVDATRCEACGSCEEVCGTGAIQAINEDGIRQVVDPAACMNCGQCLISCPYGAIYEGVSYVDEIFEKLKDPDTIVVSMPAPAVRYGLGECFGAPTGTYVGGQMHAALRQLGFDYIWDNEFTADVTIMEEGTELIQRVKEQGKKDARPLPQFTSCCPGWVKFAETFYPDLTPNLSSCKSPIGMLGPLAKTYGAHETKSEARKIYTVSIMPCIAKKYEGLRPELADSGFRDIDATINTRELAYMIKTAGINFNSLPSQQPDPILGDSTGAATIFGNSGGVMEAALRLAYEVLSGKKLSNPDIKVVRTHEGINTADVKVPGFGTVKVAVASGLANAAKLCDEVRAGKSPYHFIEIMTCPGGCVNGGGQPLDPEIRASLFRSTVAQINKRFRARKVGA comes from the coding sequence ATGCGACAGATTGAAGGCGTGATGTACCAGACCAACGCGCCCAAAGGCGTCGACCCGGACGGAATTTTCTTTGTCCAGGTCGATGCCACCAGGTGCGAGGCCTGCGGAAGCTGCGAGGAAGTCTGCGGAACCGGCGCGATCCAGGCCATCAACGAGGATGGCATCCGTCAGGTGGTGGACCCGGCAGCCTGCATGAACTGCGGGCAGTGTCTGATCAGCTGTCCCTATGGCGCGATCTACGAAGGCGTTTCCTACGTGGATGAAATCTTCGAGAAACTGAAGGACCCGGATACCATCGTGGTTTCCATGCCTGCTCCTGCGGTGCGCTACGGTCTCGGCGAATGCTTTGGCGCGCCCACCGGCACCTATGTCGGCGGACAGATGCACGCGGCCCTGCGCCAGCTCGGATTCGACTACATCTGGGACAACGAGTTCACTGCCGACGTGACCATCATGGAAGAGGGCACCGAGCTGATCCAGCGCGTGAAGGAACAGGGCAAAAAGGACGCTCGCCCCCTGCCCCAGTTCACTTCCTGCTGCCCGGGATGGGTCAAGTTCGCCGAGACCTTCTACCCGGACCTCACGCCCAACCTGTCCAGCTGCAAGTCGCCCATCGGCATGCTCGGCCCTCTGGCCAAGACCTATGGCGCGCATGAGACCAAAAGCGAAGCCAGAAAAATCTATACGGTTTCGATCATGCCCTGCATTGCCAAGAAGTACGAGGGACTCCGCCCGGAACTGGCCGACAGCGGATTCCGCGACATCGACGCGACCATCAACACGCGCGAGCTGGCCTACATGATCAAGACCGCGGGCATCAACTTCAACAGCCTGCCGTCCCAGCAGCCCGACCCGATTCTGGGCGATTCCACGGGCGCGGCCACGATCTTCGGCAACAGCGGCGGCGTGATGGAAGCCGCACTCAGACTGGCCTACGAAGTGCTCTCCGGCAAGAAGCTGTCCAATCCGGACATCAAGGTCGTTCGCACTCACGAAGGCATCAACACCGCCGATGTCAAGGTGCCGGGATTCGGCACGGTCAAGGTGGCCGTGGCCAGTGGTCTGGCCAATGCGGCCAAGCTCTGCGACGAAGTGCGGGCCGGCAAGTCCCCCTATCACTTCATCGAAATCATGACCTGCCCGGGCGGATGCGTGAACGGCGGCGGACAGCCCCTTGACCCGGAAATCCGCGCTTCCCTGTTCCGCAGCACCGTGGCCCAGATCAACAAGCGCTTCCGTGCGCGCAAGGTCGGGGCATAA
- a CDS encoding CoB--CoM heterodisulfide reductase iron-sulfur subunit B family protein has product MSDLSVAYYPGCSAVGTSVEYEKSTRAVCKALGIRLEEIPDWSCCGSSPAHTVNHVLSAALSGRNLALAADMGHDTVATPCPSCLVNLRTSARKMEDPLFRGKVNELLDAPCGPAVEPKSVLQVIVEDYGLDHVRERVRKSLNGLKVACYYGCIMTRPPELMRFDDPENPMSMDNLMEAAGAEPVPFPLKVECCGASSGIPRKDIVMRLSGRLLKAAEESGAEAIVAACPLCQMNLDLRQRQVRKANGIDRGLPVFYFTQLLGLALGLPERDLRFDKLVVSPKRCLKRIAGA; this is encoded by the coding sequence ATGAGCGATCTTTCCGTAGCCTACTACCCGGGCTGTTCCGCTGTTGGCACTTCCGTGGAATACGAGAAATCAACCCGCGCCGTGTGCAAGGCCCTGGGTATTCGTCTGGAGGAAATCCCGGACTGGAGCTGTTGCGGCTCCTCCCCGGCCCATACCGTGAACCACGTGCTTTCCGCCGCGCTTTCCGGCCGCAATCTGGCCCTTGCCGCGGACATGGGGCACGACACCGTGGCCACGCCGTGCCCGAGCTGTCTGGTCAATTTGCGGACCTCGGCCCGCAAGATGGAGGACCCGCTGTTCCGGGGCAAGGTCAACGAGCTGCTGGACGCGCCCTGCGGTCCGGCGGTCGAGCCCAAGTCCGTGCTTCAGGTCATTGTGGAGGATTACGGTCTGGACCACGTTCGCGAACGCGTGCGCAAATCCCTGAACGGCCTCAAGGTGGCCTGCTACTACGGCTGCATCATGACCCGACCGCCCGAACTCATGCGGTTCGACGATCCCGAGAATCCGATGTCCATGGACAATCTCATGGAGGCTGCCGGAGCCGAGCCCGTGCCCTTTCCCCTGAAGGTGGAATGCTGCGGCGCGTCCTCGGGAATTCCACGCAAGGACATCGTGATGCGCCTTTCCGGCAGACTGCTCAAGGCAGCCGAGGAAAGCGGGGCCGAAGCCATTGTTGCGGCCTGTCCCCTGTGCCAGATGAATCTGGACCTCAGACAGCGGCAGGTGCGCAAGGCCAACGGCATCGATCGTGGCCTGCCCGTGTTCTATTTCACCCAGCTTCTGGGCCTTGCCCTCGGATTGCCCGAGCGCGACCTGCGCTTCGACAAGCTCGTGGTCAGCCCCAAACGCTGCCTCAAGCGAATCGCCGGAGCCTAG
- a CDS encoding FAD/NAD(P)-binding protein, which yields MSRNNNLLPEPATIVEIIDETPNIKTFRVVLDNEEAMRDFTFRPGQVGQLTVFGTGEATFVINSSPTRMEYLQFSVMKVGEVTSALHALQPGDTIGVRAPLGNAFDVEGMKGKDIVFIGGGIGMAPLRTLLVYMLDNRADYGDITLLYGARTPVDMSFQSDLDEWMARDDLNVTLTVDAEYPEWPHRVGLIPNVLKELKPSPNNCIAVTCGPPIMIRFTLLALQELGFQDEQIVTTLEKRMKCGVGLCGRCNIGDKYVCVDGPVFTYAQLKALPNEL from the coding sequence ATGAGCCGGAATAACAATCTGCTGCCCGAACCGGCCACCATTGTCGAAATCATTGACGAAACCCCGAACATCAAGACCTTTCGCGTGGTTCTCGACAACGAGGAAGCCATGCGCGACTTCACGTTCCGGCCCGGACAGGTGGGCCAGCTCACGGTGTTCGGCACGGGCGAGGCCACGTTCGTGATCAACTCGTCGCCCACGCGCATGGAGTATCTCCAGTTCAGCGTGATGAAGGTGGGCGAGGTGACCTCGGCCCTGCACGCGCTCCAGCCCGGCGACACCATCGGAGTCCGCGCCCCGCTGGGCAACGCCTTCGATGTCGAGGGCATGAAGGGCAAGGATATCGTGTTCATCGGCGGCGGCATCGGCATGGCGCCCCTGCGCACCCTGCTGGTCTACATGCTGGACAATCGCGCGGATTACGGAGACATCACCCTGCTCTACGGCGCGCGTACGCCCGTGGACATGAGCTTCCAGTCCGACCTTGACGAATGGATGGCCCGCGACGACCTGAACGTGACCCTGACCGTGGATGCGGAATATCCGGAATGGCCGCACCGCGTGGGCCTGATTCCCAATGTGCTCAAGGAACTGAAGCCCAGCCCGAACAATTGCATCGCTGTAACCTGCGGCCCGCCCATCATGATCCGGTTCACCCTGCTGGCCCTTCAGGAACTCGGCTTTCAGGACGAGCAGATCGTGACCACGCTGGAAAAACGCATGAAATGCGGCGTGGGCCTGTGCGGCCGCTGCAACATCGGCGACAAGTACGTGTGCGTGGACGGCCCGGTATTTACCTACGCCCAACTCAAGGCACTGCCCAACGAACTGTAG
- a CDS encoding hydrogenase iron-sulfur subunit encodes MSAVPGRELRIIGFLCNWCSYGGADTAGVSRFEQPTDLRVVRVPCSGRIDPLFIVRAFLNGADGVLVSGCHPGDCHYSEGNYHARRRLELLKHLLPAAGIDPARFHYTWVSASEGAKWQQTVTDFTNRIHELGPAPAFCGASTPEDWAAVALGAANGPGCSDHGGDGK; translated from the coding sequence ATGTCCGCCGTTCCCGGCCGAGAGCTTCGAATAATCGGCTTTTTGTGCAACTGGTGCTCCTACGGTGGGGCCGATACCGCCGGAGTCTCCCGTTTCGAGCAGCCCACGGACCTGCGCGTGGTGCGCGTGCCCTGTTCGGGCCGCATCGACCCGCTGTTCATCGTGCGCGCCTTCCTGAACGGCGCTGACGGCGTGCTCGTGTCCGGCTGCCATCCGGGCGACTGCCACTATTCCGAGGGCAACTACCATGCCCGGCGCAGACTGGAGCTGCTCAAGCATCTGCTGCCCGCCGCCGGAATCGACCCGGCCCGGTTCCATTATACATGGGTCTCGGCCTCGGAAGGCGCAAAATGGCAGCAGACCGTCACTGATTTCACCAACCGCATTCACGAACTCGGCCCGGCGCCCGCCTTTTGTGGAGCCTCCACGCCCGAGGATTGGGCTGCGGTCGCGCTGGGCGCGGCCAACGGTCCGGGATGCAGCGATCATGGAGGCGATGGAAAATGA
- a CDS encoding 4Fe-4S dicluster domain-containing protein translates to MGLKYIARNDIPGWLDELARDRQVHAPVRNGASVAYQHYAPGCDIELNRKPTISPKEAVFPRTEELFRFRKVKNPENPGQVKVDLRENRPEAQTVFFGPRPCGTRGIAMISRVYGPEGRQDPYFCARLKNAAFVTIACDRPEPTCFCTSVGSHPADTEASDVLLTPVQGGYVAEAVTDKGRELLTSPLFSDADDRRKEVESVHDAAREALGKPLDFSGAEKALYSLFDDMDFWERQAAKCIGCGTCAYLCPTCYCFNITDENAGNVGRRIRTWDNCMSANFTLEGSGHNPRPTKAHRLKNRVGHKFAYYPDTQEGLIACCGCGRCIERCPSGVDIRALVAAAKEKCHEPE, encoded by the coding sequence ATGGGCCTGAAATACATCGCACGAAACGACATTCCGGGCTGGCTGGACGAACTGGCCCGCGACAGACAGGTCCACGCCCCGGTGCGCAACGGCGCGTCCGTGGCCTATCAGCACTATGCCCCGGGCTGCGACATCGAACTGAACCGCAAGCCCACGATCTCGCCCAAGGAAGCCGTGTTTCCCAGAACCGAGGAACTGTTCCGCTTCCGCAAGGTCAAGAATCCGGAAAATCCGGGACAGGTCAAGGTGGACCTGCGCGAGAACCGGCCCGAGGCGCAAACCGTGTTCTTTGGCCCGCGTCCGTGCGGCACGCGCGGCATTGCCATGATCTCCCGGGTATACGGTCCGGAAGGCAGACAGGATCCCTATTTCTGCGCCCGTCTGAAAAACGCCGCGTTCGTGACCATTGCCTGCGACCGGCCCGAGCCGACCTGCTTCTGCACCAGCGTGGGCAGCCATCCTGCCGACACCGAGGCCTCGGACGTGCTCCTCACTCCGGTGCAGGGCGGCTATGTTGCCGAGGCCGTCACTGACAAGGGCCGAGAACTGCTGACTTCCCCGCTGTTCTCGGACGCGGACGACCGCCGAAAGGAAGTGGAAAGCGTGCATGACGCGGCCCGGGAAGCCCTTGGCAAGCCACTGGATTTTTCCGGCGCGGAAAAGGCGCTGTACTCCCTGTTCGACGACATGGACTTCTGGGAACGTCAGGCAGCCAAGTGCATCGGCTGCGGCACCTGCGCCTATCTCTGCCCCACCTGCTACTGCTTCAACATCACGGACGAGAACGCGGGCAATGTCGGCAGACGCATCCGCACATGGGACAACTGCATGTCCGCGAACTTCACGCTGGAAGGCAGCGGCCACAATCCCCGGCCCACAAAGGCGCACCGACTGAAAAACCGGGTAGGCCACAAGTTTGCCTACTACCCGGACACGCAGGAAGGCCTGATCGCCTGCTGCGGCTGCGGCCGCTGCATCGAACGCTGTCCCTCGGGCGTGGACATTCGCGCTCTGGTCGCGGCGGCAAAGGAGAAATGCCATGAGCCGGAATAA
- a CDS encoding CoB--CoM heterodisulfide reductase iron-sulfur subunit A family protein, with amino-acid sequence MRIGVFVCHCGSNIGATVDCVAVAESARMLPDVAFAADTMYACSEPGQLAIAEAIHEHGLDGVVVASCSPRMHEPTFRRAVERAGLNRYMLEMANIREHVSWVGKNKALNTNKAGELIAMAVAKLRNDRPLHSSRFDVNKRVLVIGGGVAGIQAALDCADGGMQVVLVEREQSIGGKMAKLDKTFPTIDCSSCILGPRMVDVALHPNITLYTASEVEDVSGYVGNFSVRIKRRATYVDWDKCTGCGLCMEKCPSRKSPDPFNEGVSTTTAINIPFPQAIPKKAAIDPEACLKFQKGKCGICARVCPTNAVNYKQMDTWVTEEVGAVIAATGYDLFDHTAYGEYGAGRYPDVITSMQYERLMNASGPTGGHIVRPSDGREPKRVVFVQCVGSRDPSIGRPYCSGFCCMYTAKQAILTRDHIPDSEAYVFYMDIRSPGKGYDEFTRRAQEQYGVRYVRGRVAHIYELGDRIVVRGADTLAGEQVEVEADLVVLAVGAEPSKGAPELAEKLRISYDTYGFFMEKHPKLGPVETNTAGILLAGSCQGPKDIPASVAQGSAAAAKVMALFSRDQLESDPQVASVNAARCVGCMKCVQVCPYKAISETEDRFGNPKAQVIETVCQGCGLCTATCPQGAVQLSHFTDNQILAEVTALCPPFPAESFE; translated from the coding sequence ATGCGCATAGGCGTTTTCGTCTGTCATTGCGGCAGCAACATCGGCGCGACCGTGGATTGCGTCGCGGTTGCCGAGTCCGCCCGGATGCTGCCCGACGTGGCCTTTGCCGCGGACACCATGTACGCCTGCTCCGAGCCCGGACAGCTCGCCATTGCCGAGGCCATCCACGAGCACGGTCTGGACGGCGTTGTGGTGGCGTCCTGCTCGCCCCGCATGCACGAGCCCACGTTCCGCCGAGCCGTGGAGCGCGCCGGGCTGAACCGCTACATGCTGGAAATGGCCAACATTCGCGAACATGTTTCCTGGGTGGGCAAGAACAAGGCCCTGAACACGAACAAGGCCGGGGAACTCATTGCCATGGCCGTGGCCAAGCTCCGCAACGACAGGCCGCTGCATTCCAGCAGGTTCGACGTGAACAAGCGCGTGCTGGTCATCGGCGGAGGCGTGGCCGGGATTCAGGCCGCACTGGATTGCGCGGACGGCGGCATGCAGGTCGTGCTGGTGGAGCGCGAACAGTCCATCGGCGGCAAGATGGCCAAACTGGACAAGACCTTTCCCACCATCGACTGTTCCTCCTGCATCCTCGGCCCCAGAATGGTGGATGTGGCCCTGCACCCGAACATCACCCTGTACACGGCCTCGGAAGTGGAGGACGTGAGCGGATATGTGGGCAACTTTTCCGTGCGCATCAAACGCCGGGCCACCTATGTGGACTGGGACAAATGCACGGGCTGCGGCCTGTGCATGGAAAAATGTCCGAGCCGGAAATCCCCGGACCCGTTCAATGAGGGCGTGTCCACCACAACCGCCATCAACATCCCCTTTCCGCAGGCCATTCCCAAGAAGGCAGCCATCGATCCCGAAGCGTGTCTCAAGTTCCAGAAGGGAAAATGCGGCATCTGCGCCCGGGTCTGCCCCACCAATGCGGTGAACTACAAGCAGATGGACACCTGGGTCACGGAAGAGGTGGGCGCGGTCATCGCAGCCACGGGCTACGATCTTTTCGACCATACCGCCTACGGCGAATACGGCGCGGGCCGCTACCCGGACGTGATCACGTCCATGCAGTACGAACGGCTCATGAATGCATCCGGCCCCACGGGCGGACACATCGTGCGCCCCTCGGACGGACGGGAGCCCAAACGCGTGGTGTTCGTGCAATGCGTGGGCTCGCGCGACCCGTCCATCGGCCGTCCCTACTGTTCGGGCTTCTGCTGCATGTACACGGCCAAGCAGGCCATCCTGACCCGCGACCACATCCCGGATTCCGAGGCGTACGTCTTCTACATGGACATCCGCTCGCCCGGAAAGGGGTACGACGAGTTCACGCGCCGGGCGCAGGAACAGTACGGAGTGCGCTACGTGCGCGGCCGCGTGGCCCACATATATGAATTGGGCGACCGGATTGTTGTGCGCGGAGCCGACACCCTTGCCGGGGAACAGGTGGAGGTCGAAGCCGACCTCGTGGTGCTGGCCGTAGGCGCGGAACCGTCCAAAGGCGCGCCCGAGCTGGCCGAAAAGCTGCGCATTTCCTACGACACCTACGGTTTCTTCATGGAAAAGCATCCCAAGCTCGGCCCGGTGGAGACCAATACGGCAGGCATTCTTCTGGCCGGTTCGTGTCAGGGGCCCAAGGACATTCCCGCGTCCGTGGCGCAGGGCAGCGCGGCTGCGGCCAAGGTCATGGCCCTGTTCTCCCGGGATCAGCTCGAATCCGACCCGCAGGTGGCCTCGGTCAATGCGGCACGATGCGTGGGCTGCATGAAATGCGTGCAGGTCTGCCCGTACAAGGCCATCAGCGAAACCGAGGACCGCTTCGGCAATCCCAAGGCGCAGGTCATCGAGACCGTATGCCAGGGCTGCGGCCTGTGCACCGCCACCTGTCCGCAGGGCGCGGTGCAGCTCAGCCATTTCACAGACAACCAGATTCTCGCGGAGGTCACTGCCTTATGTCCGCCGTTCCCGGCCGAGAGCTTCGAATAA